A single window of Hevea brasiliensis isolate MT/VB/25A 57/8 unplaced genomic scaffold, ASM3005281v1 Scaf261, whole genome shotgun sequence DNA harbors:
- the LOC110662863 gene encoding transcription termination factor MTERF5, chloroplastic isoform X2, translating into MRTFPAIRSLTLIYLSRGVLFVRRTQLSLPRKLFSCQVKLAEKEEAKAVLTLFLKKQGLSNTVAARTINKSDLFIDHLLSRLHSVHKSRYLVGRELTTLEIRDALIPYLESLLEEHRSVLVDLVEYFPNPSVKGKPVQPLSPSQITLDSKKLKAVSRVSETGPAGKLPPHIVYLMDLGMNLEQIKGITCRFPAFAYYSLEGKIKPVVEFLLDLGVPKSDLPTILVKRPQLCGISLSENLIPTMTFLENLGVDKRQWAKVIYRFPALLTYSRQKVKVTVDFLQEMGLSAESIGKILTRCPNIISYRVEEKLRPTAEYFHSMGVNVAVLLHRCPQTFGLSVEANLKPVTEFFLGRGCSIEEVGIMISRYGALYTFSLAENLIPKWEFFLTMDYSKEELVKFPQYFGYSLEERIKPRYALVKKCGVKLLLNQVLSLSYSDFDKALKKKMKKMLSDKTSNDTDIGEDLL; encoded by the exons ATGAGAACATTCCCTGCAATCCGCTCTTTGACCCTCATTTATCTCTCTAGAGGAGTTCTCTTTGTTCGTAG GACTCAACTCTCTCTTCCGAGGAAACTCTTCTCTTGCCAAGTAAAGCTTG CAGAGAAAGAAGAAGCCAAGGCTGTCTTAACTTTGTTCTTGAAGAAACAAGGTTTGAGCAATACAGTTGCTGCTAGAACTATCAACAAATCGGACCTGTTCATTGACCATCTTCTCTCAAGGCTTCATTCTGTTCATAAATCTCGGTATCTAGTAG GACGAGAGCTCACAACTCTAGAAATCAGGGATGCTCTTATTCCATATCTAGAATCTCTTCTTGAAGAGCACAGAAGTGTTTTGGTAGATTTAGTAGAGTACTTTCCAAACCCATCTGTTAAAGGAAAACCGGTTCAACCTCTATCTCCTTCCCAGATAACACTTGATTCCAAGAAGCTTAAAGCTGTGTCTAGAGTAAGCGAGACAGGCCCTGCTGGGAAGCTTCCCCCTCATATTGTTTATCTTATGGACCTTGGCATGAATCTTGAACAGATCAAGGGAATTACATGCAGATTTCCTGCTTTTGCTTACTACAGCTTGGAGGGCAAAATTAAGCCAGTAGTTGAGTTCCTTCTTGATCTTGGAGTACCTAAATCAGACCTTCCAACCATCCTTGTCAAAAGACCTCAACTGTGTGGAATTAGTCTTTCTGAAAATCTCATACCCACCATGACATTCTTAGAAAATTTGGGTGTGGACAAGAGACAATGGGCTAAAGTTATATACCGTTTTCCAGCACTTTTGACTTATAGCAGGCAAAAAGTTAAAGTGACCGTAGATTTCCTTCAAGAGATGGGTCTCTCAGCAGAGAGTATTGGTAAGATTCTAACACGTTGTCCAAACATTATAAGTTACAGAGTGGAAGAAAAACTACGGCCTACAGCTGAATACTTCCATTCAATGGGGGTTAATGTTGCTGTTCTTCTGCATCGATGTCCACAGACATTTGGCCTCAGTGTCGAGGCCAATTTGAAGCCTGTGACAGAATTTTTCTTAGGAAGGGGTTGCAGTATAGAAGAAGTCGGAATTATGATTTCAAGATATGGAGCTTTATATACTTTTAGCTTGGCAGAAAATTTGATACCAAAGTGGGAATTCTTTTTAACCATGGATTATTCAAAAGAAGAGCTTGTTAAATTCCCTCAATATTTTGGCTACAGTTTGGAAGAGAGAATAAAACCAAGGTATGCACTAGTGAAAAAGTGTGGAGTCAAATTGCTGCTGAACCAGGTGTTATCATTATCATATTCTGACTTTGATAAGGctttgaaaaagaaaatgaagaaaatgcttTCTGACAAGACCTCAAATGATACCGACATTGGTGAAGATCTTCTTTGA
- the LOC110662863 gene encoding transcription termination factor MTERF5, chloroplastic isoform X1: MRTFPAIRSLTLIYLSRGVLFVRRTQLSLPRKLFSCQVKLADSGVDGSFSSQVVPPTLLAAEKEEAKAVLTLFLKKQGLSNTVAARTINKSDLFIDHLLSRLHSVHKSRYLVGRELTTLEIRDALIPYLESLLEEHRSVLVDLVEYFPNPSVKGKPVQPLSPSQITLDSKKLKAVSRVSETGPAGKLPPHIVYLMDLGMNLEQIKGITCRFPAFAYYSLEGKIKPVVEFLLDLGVPKSDLPTILVKRPQLCGISLSENLIPTMTFLENLGVDKRQWAKVIYRFPALLTYSRQKVKVTVDFLQEMGLSAESIGKILTRCPNIISYRVEEKLRPTAEYFHSMGVNVAVLLHRCPQTFGLSVEANLKPVTEFFLGRGCSIEEVGIMISRYGALYTFSLAENLIPKWEFFLTMDYSKEELVKFPQYFGYSLEERIKPRYALVKKCGVKLLLNQVLSLSYSDFDKALKKKMKKMLSDKTSNDTDIGEDLL, from the exons ATGAGAACATTCCCTGCAATCCGCTCTTTGACCCTCATTTATCTCTCTAGAGGAGTTCTCTTTGTTCGTAG GACTCAACTCTCTCTTCCGAGGAAACTCTTCTCTTGCCAAGTAAAGCTTG CTGATTCTGGGGTAGATGGATCATTCAGctcacaagtagtgcctccaaccCTATTGGCAGCAGAGAAAGAAGAAGCCAAGGCTGTCTTAACTTTGTTCTTGAAGAAACAAGGTTTGAGCAATACAGTTGCTGCTAGAACTATCAACAAATCGGACCTGTTCATTGACCATCTTCTCTCAAGGCTTCATTCTGTTCATAAATCTCGGTATCTAGTAG GACGAGAGCTCACAACTCTAGAAATCAGGGATGCTCTTATTCCATATCTAGAATCTCTTCTTGAAGAGCACAGAAGTGTTTTGGTAGATTTAGTAGAGTACTTTCCAAACCCATCTGTTAAAGGAAAACCGGTTCAACCTCTATCTCCTTCCCAGATAACACTTGATTCCAAGAAGCTTAAAGCTGTGTCTAGAGTAAGCGAGACAGGCCCTGCTGGGAAGCTTCCCCCTCATATTGTTTATCTTATGGACCTTGGCATGAATCTTGAACAGATCAAGGGAATTACATGCAGATTTCCTGCTTTTGCTTACTACAGCTTGGAGGGCAAAATTAAGCCAGTAGTTGAGTTCCTTCTTGATCTTGGAGTACCTAAATCAGACCTTCCAACCATCCTTGTCAAAAGACCTCAACTGTGTGGAATTAGTCTTTCTGAAAATCTCATACCCACCATGACATTCTTAGAAAATTTGGGTGTGGACAAGAGACAATGGGCTAAAGTTATATACCGTTTTCCAGCACTTTTGACTTATAGCAGGCAAAAAGTTAAAGTGACCGTAGATTTCCTTCAAGAGATGGGTCTCTCAGCAGAGAGTATTGGTAAGATTCTAACACGTTGTCCAAACATTATAAGTTACAGAGTGGAAGAAAAACTACGGCCTACAGCTGAATACTTCCATTCAATGGGGGTTAATGTTGCTGTTCTTCTGCATCGATGTCCACAGACATTTGGCCTCAGTGTCGAGGCCAATTTGAAGCCTGTGACAGAATTTTTCTTAGGAAGGGGTTGCAGTATAGAAGAAGTCGGAATTATGATTTCAAGATATGGAGCTTTATATACTTTTAGCTTGGCAGAAAATTTGATACCAAAGTGGGAATTCTTTTTAACCATGGATTATTCAAAAGAAGAGCTTGTTAAATTCCCTCAATATTTTGGCTACAGTTTGGAAGAGAGAATAAAACCAAGGTATGCACTAGTGAAAAAGTGTGGAGTCAAATTGCTGCTGAACCAGGTGTTATCATTATCATATTCTGACTTTGATAAGGctttgaaaaagaaaatgaagaaaatgcttTCTGACAAGACCTCAAATGATACCGACATTGGTGAAGATCTTCTTTGA